A genomic window from Eriocheir sinensis breed Jianghai 21 unplaced genomic scaffold, ASM2467909v1 Scaffold786, whole genome shotgun sequence includes:
- the LOC126994393 gene encoding uncharacterized protein K02A2.6-like → MDGDLQHIRDSCASCNAHAPSQAAEPFILTPPPEYPFQHTVADLVQLEGQVYLAYADRCTGWLEINHLPNGATSSKIMAVLRQYFARWGAPESISTDGGTNLTSDEVSKFLECWGVAMRTSSAHFPQSNGRAEAAVKSAKRLLRDNTTPGGSLNSDRFPKALLQYLNTPLREGNKSPAQLATGRQLRDGIPVHRQHYMVDKYWQQTLRGRERTVARQRLTVMERQGSPRTLPALSPGTQVWVQTQATLVWDRRGAVVEA, encoded by the coding sequence ATGGACGGTGACCTGCAGCATATCCGTGACTCTTGTGCCTCATGCAACGCCCACGCGCCTTCCCAAGCAGCCGAGCCTTTCATCCTGACGCCCCCACCGGAGTACCCATTCCAGCACACGGTAGCCGATCTGGTCCAGCTCGAAGGGCAGGTGTATCTGGCATATGCTGACAGGTGCACAGGTTGGCTGGAAATCAACCACCTTCCCAACGGCGCTACGTCAAGCAAAATTATGGCAGTGCTTCGGCAGTATTTTGCAAGATGGGGCGCCCCAGAAAGCATTTCCACTGATGGTGGCACCAACCTCACCAGCGACGAGGTGAGCAAGTTTTTGGAGTGCTGGGGTGTTGCCATGAGGACGTCATCGGCGCACTTTCCCCAATCAAACGGCCGGGCAGAGGCAGCGGTCAAATCAGCGAAGAGGCTTCTACGTGATAACACCACCCCGGGAGGCAGTTTGAACAGTGACAGGTTCCCCAAGGCCCTACTGCAGTACCTGAATACACCtctgagggaagggaataagTCACCCGCACAGTTGGCTACAGGGCGGCAACTTCGCGACGGCATACCAGTACACCGACAACACTATATGGTGGACAAGTATTGGCAGCAGACGCTCCGCGGCAGAGAGCGTACGGTAGCCCGTCAGCGCCTTACCGTGATGGAGCGACAGGGATCCCCCAGGACGCTCCCTGCCCTGTCGCCCGGCACTCAGGTCTGGGTCCAGACCCAGGCCACACTCGTCTGGGACAGACGCGGCGCGGTTGTGGAGGCTTAA